The nucleotide window ACGGCCGCCTGAATGGCGAGCAGCTCGTGGTGCGCGTCGAAGAAGGCACGCTGTGCCCGGCGCTGGGCTCCACCATCCACGTCCGGCCCCGACCCGACCGCCTGCATGCCTTCAACGCCCAGACGGGCAAACGCGTCTGAGAGCGAATCCATGAACAGCCCCGCACCCTGGCCCTATCCGCGCTGGATCGCCCACCGCGGCGCCGGCCGCCTGGCCCCGGAAAACACCCTGGCCGCCTTCCGCCTGGGAGCGCAGCACGGCTGGCGCATGTTCGAGTGCGACGCCAAACTGAGCGCCGATGGCGTGGTCTTCCTGCTGCACGACGCGACGCTGGAGCGCACCACGAGCGGCCGCGGCACCGCCGGCGAGCTGCCGTGGAGCGACCTGGCGCAGCTCGACGCAGGCGCCTGGCACTCGCGCCAGTACGCGGGCGAGCCCATCCCCACGCTGGAAAACCTGGCGCGCTGGTGCATCGCCAACCGCCTGCTGCTGAACATCGAGATCAAGCCCACGCCCGGCACTGAGGAAGCCACCGGCCGCGCCGTCGCCACCCTAGCCGCGCGCCTGTGGCACGGGCAGGACGTGCCGCCGCTGCTGACTTCGTTCCAGCCGCTGGCGCTGGCTGGCGCGCGCGATGCCGCGCCGCAACTGCCGCGCGGCCTGTTGCTGGACAAGTTGCACGAAGGCTGGTTGCACGCCGCCCAGCAACTGGGCTGCGTAGCCATCGTGTGCAACCACGCGCTGTGGGACCGCGAACAGGTGAGCGCGGTGCAGGGCGCCGGCATGCGTGCGCTCAGCTACACCGTGAACGACGAATGGGCCGCCGAACGGCTGATCGCCCTGGGCACGGACGGCATCATCAGCGACCGGGTGGATTTGTTCAGCCCCGCAGGCTGA belongs to Melaminivora suipulveris and includes:
- the ugpQ gene encoding glycerophosphodiester phosphodiesterase, whose protein sequence is MNSPAPWPYPRWIAHRGAGRLAPENTLAAFRLGAQHGWRMFECDAKLSADGVVFLLHDATLERTTSGRGTAGELPWSDLAQLDAGAWHSRQYAGEPIPTLENLARWCIANRLLLNIEIKPTPGTEEATGRAVATLAARLWHGQDVPPLLTSFQPLALAGARDAAPQLPRGLLLDKLHEGWLHAAQQLGCVAIVCNHALWDREQVSAVQGAGMRALSYTVNDEWAAERLIALGTDGIISDRVDLFSPAG